The Mytilus edulis chromosome 4, xbMytEdul2.2, whole genome shotgun sequence nucleotide sequence AGCCAAAGCACTGACTATTCATCTGATGGTATTATCGGGGAAGTAATATCTATtaaagattaatatatatatatatctttattagttATGCGCAATCGCATCAAATAAACTTATATGacattattttatgaatattttacagACTGTAATCTAATACACTATATGATATTAATATTGTAGCCGCTAGTCTAGCAAGAAGAAACGTTGGTGTTGAACTTATTGGTGGTACTGGAATATCCGCTACTCTGACCGGAAGTGGTGCTAGTCAATCAATCACACTCAGTATCAATGCATACCTCAGATTGATATACTATGTATCCGCTCTTGAAAAAGTTTGCTACAATGCTATCCAAGGTGGTTGGATGCCTAGAGGATTAGTCGGTGTTCTTGGTTCTAGATTCACTGGTCAATTGGGTGGTGGAATTGCCGGACAGTTAGGAGGGTTTGGAGGTCTTGGTTCTGGATTCACTGGTCAATTGGGTGGTGGAATTGCCGGACAGTTAGGAGGGTTTGGAGGTCTTGGTTCTGGATTCACTGGTCAATTGGGTGGTGGAATTGCCGGACAGTTAGGAGGGTTTGGAGGTCTTGGTGTGGGAGGATTAACAGGAAGTTTAGGTGGTGGAATATCTGGTGGATTCGGCAGTGGGTTTGCTGGTAGAGCTAGTGGATTTGGCAGTTCTAGTCTCTCaggtaaatatagaaaattatagtCAATAGTCAAAATATATTATAGGATTTACACAATTAGAAATTAAACGCTATTCAAGAAAATATTCTAACATGTTTTGTTAGAAATCGATTCAAATCTGTAATCTTAATAAAGAAATATCTATTCGAATTTATGTTCTGccatacttgtttttttttacatatttgatgTATTGTAAATGTCAAGATTTGCTGTACtgcaatgaaacataaaacaaTGAAGCAAACGATATCAACCAATACTGTTTAATGATACCTGAATTATAGCGCACATAATGTGGTTGTTAAAGCATCCATGCATGTCCctccaaataaaaccaaaaaaatatctATGACATATAAGTTTTCAAGATACGTTTGTGACAAAAACATACTTTTATTAAGATTTATAATATATGTCCTGCATAAGATATGTTCTTCGACATTTTGGAAAGTATTAGCATATAtctgaaaaatatattaaagattCATTCAGCGAAACCAGGATAAAAAATCAGCAGAGAAAATCATCATTCTGATTTAGACATTTATGCATTCTGTAAATCTGATGATATCTatgattgggttttttttctttaacaccTCTTCTTTTGATTAATGTGTTTTGTTTGGGTGTTTCCTTCTGCTGGTTGTTATAGAGTAAATACATTTGCATTTTACAGGTTCCCTTCAAGGAAATTTAAGAGCTGGATTAAGTAGTGGGGCAATTGGAAAAGGTATGAATATGAACCTgtgattatcaaatatttaaactTAATATTTTTAGTTGTTTACTATTGATATcacttttaatttaatatatacaagagaacttaaatattttatctattaaaattaaagatactaccgacacagataaatctgcttcatatttagacctttttctcgaaatgactactgatggtaggttaaataccaaaatttgagacaaacacgatgattttaattttcctatagtcaactttccatgtctgtgtagcaacattccagtggcaccagcatatggagtatatgtgtctcaattgatacgttactctagatcTAGCTAAGgaagttgattttgttgaacgaggaatactgcttcctcaaaagttgctaagacagggctatgaatcaatcaaattaaggtcatcactcaagatattttacggtcgccatcatgagctgattgtcCATTAtaaaaagtgtgtcagaaatcttatctgatattcttcctcagtcataataaccttccatcattaccgaactgaacaaataAATAACACGACGGACGCCGAATACGGGGTAGGAaatacttacccttccggaacacctgatttcactcccggttttagtggagttcgtgttgtttcttatttattatttgtaactgttgatgtaaatgtcttttggttttatgagtctttgctTACgtcttggttttgattgttattgtcttattaaCGCATTATGTATTAAGGGATATAGATCAGAACTAGAATGTTCTATAAGAAAGCTCCTATAAATCTCAACTCTTCACCTAGATGAGGTATTAATAATTtagtattttgtacattttttttaaatcaataaggTGAATATGAtcttattatataatattaaaacatttcaaatattgcTTGTTACAATAATTGTTGGTACATGTAGCTTAAACGGGATTTTGAAGAGTGTTTGCCTTTAAGCGTTCCcgataaaggtaaatccagaaaagcacttcggacgcaagaaattaaaacgtattgttttcatttttttccctgTTGCTTAAGATTGCCATAGACAAATCCTTTCTATTTACAGGTGCtgcatattaaatatatatttactagaCGCTTAAAATTGATGAACAGATATCTTCATATCCTGATCTTCTTGGTGAttgttataatttataaaataaacttattcttcTGAATCACAACATCGTCTTTCAACTCCTTTATTCGCTTTTAACCTACTATTGAGCatgattttatagaataaaacAGGAAGACACTATACGGAAAATGACTGCAAGTAACTTCAGTCGTAAGATATTGTTTTACGTAAGAAAGTGTTGTTAGGAAGGATGAGAGTTCAAATTCAAAACATCCAAGTATAAAGATTCAgagatgggatttttttttaacttggtaGACATAAGCACAATTAAGTTTGATATCGAGGTGTTTAAACTCATAATCATGCCATCGAAAAGTTTCACACCGTGgtatgaaaacaaaactttgtaatgtttttgttatttttttatttaccaatatAAGGAAAGCCCAAAGTCATAGAATCAAAAGCCAACTATGATATCCGATAGCCTTTAAACACGACAAACAAGTTATGCAGGTTGACGATATTGGGCTTCAGAACAGaatgaatattttgtttataatgttttactgATAAACTGGCGTTTGGTGGCCTAGGTATTTTCTGTTTAAATCATTATCAGATTTTCTTGTTGCCATATATTTCCCTCAATCCAAAGTGTTCACAAAGGCAATTTAAAACATTTGCAAAACACTAATATATACACTCTAGACAAAAGACATGTGAAAACGATAAACACATCAAAACAAGTGTTGTACATGTCCTTATATAATAATACTAATGTTAATTTGACATTGACCCAAGTGCACCGGGGAAGAGTAATTTAACTATTGAATATGCAAAAGACATAAAGAGTTCGTACATAAGGGAGATGTCTCTTCAGATAAGTTAAACACATAGATAACTATACTGTATACGTCAAATCACATTAGATATAGAAGACGTAAGGAGCCTTATTACTAATTCGATAATTGTTGATTCGAAGTAACTTAAGCTATATATAAATTATCAGCATATTTTGTAAGAATACCACTTCAGATGTCATAGGTGTTGTAGGATATGCTAATCCATCCGTAGCACCTTAGATCACCTCAAACCGTTGGAGGgatcgtgttgttcagtctttagttttctatgttgtgttttgtgtactgtggtcagtttattttcggtttagtccatcattttctacataagtcaATGCATGTTCCAAGTAAGGAATGTACAGATGCTTTTAATTCGTTTGTCGttttgatcagggactttccgatttaaaTTTTCCTTCGGagatcgttttttttttgttaattttttttaatccgtaatttagaatattaaaaaatatcGTTCATAATTAAAGTCAACAGTAGTTTACTGCTATCGAAAAGTACATACTCGATTAAGCAAAAAAACTCCatgtaacaaacttaaactgaggaaTACAGCGGAAACAGAAAAACTGAATTACAACAAATGTAAAAGCCAAAACATACCTTGAAACTGACTATGAACTTGGTATAGGATATTTTAAGACAAATTATAgtgttgaacatggttttatggctagccaaaccttctGCTTATCTAGCAATGTTAACAAATACTGCTAAAATGTGCACTATGTGATaggaa carries:
- the LOC139519582 gene encoding isoniazid-induced protein IniB-like encodes the protein MMMNSCITCFALLLAISLTHASGVFGGSGGAASLARRNVGVELIGGTGISATLTGSGASQSITLSINAYLRLIYYVSALEKVCYNAIQGGWMPRGLVGVLGSRFTGQLGGGIAGQLGGFGGLGSGFTGQLGGGIAGQLGGFGGLGSGFTGQLGGGIAGQLGGFGGLGVGGLTGSLGGGISGGFGSGFAGRASGFGSSSLSGSLQGNLRAGLSSGAIGKGAAY